A window of the Microcaecilia unicolor chromosome 5, aMicUni1.1, whole genome shotgun sequence genome harbors these coding sequences:
- the RIOX2 gene encoding ribosomal oxygenase 2 isoform X2, whose protein sequence is MPKKGLKTTERDDPVPCKQARLQAACTLPSLNFESPASLFSSLIFPISCEEFFQHYWEKKPLLIQRDDHNMSAFYQALFQVTDLKALCSQGIYYGRDLNVCRCVNGKKKILNKEGKVSYGQLKKDFDQKKATIQFHQPQRFKDQLWQLQAQLECFFGSLVGSNVYITPPAAQGLPPHYDDVEVFIFQLEGQKHWRLYRPTVPLAREYNVESESCIGNPTHEFMLKPGDFLYFPRGTIHQADTPAGGLHATHLTISTYQNSSWGDFILDVIPGLVFDAMKDVLELRRGVPRQLLMQVDTEESSQRLGGLLRSLADRLEGKKELQSSFMKKDFIMNRLPPFLISDHSLLVPGRESRNDGLRLSLIEEQPRDSHDGT, encoded by the exons ATGCCAAAGAAGGGGCTGAAGACCACTGAGAGAGATGATCCTGTGCCTTGCAAACAAGCCAGGCTACAGGCAGCATGCACCCTTCCATCTCTGAACTTTGAGAGCCCGGCCAGTCTCTTTTCAAGTTTGATCTTTCCTATCAGCTGTGAAGAATTCTTTCAGCATTACTGGGAAAAGAAACCCCTACTCATCCAGAGAGATGACCATAATATGTCAGCCTTCTACCAGGCCCTCTTCCAGGTGACAGATCTGAAGGCACTCTGCAGCCAGGGCATTTATTATGGAAGAGATCTCAATGTTTGCCGCTGTGTGAATGGGAAGAAGAAAATCCTAAATAAAGAGGGCAAAGTTAGCTATGGGCAGCTGAAAAAGGATTTTGATCAGAAGAAAGCCACAATACAATTTCACCAACCTCAGAGGTTCAAG GACCAGCTGTGGCAGCTGCAGGCACAGCTGGAATGCTTCTTTGGATCCTTGGTTGGCTCCAATGTTTACATCACTcctccagcagctcagggatTGCCTCCTCACTACGATGATGTGGAG GTCTTCATCTTTCAGCTGGAGGGCCAGAAGCACTGGCGTCTTTACAGACCGACAGTCCCACTAGCGCGAGAATACAATGTGGAATCTGAGAGCTGCATCGGGAACCCTACACATGAATTTATGCTAAAG CCAGGAGACTTCTTGTATTTTCCCCGGGGGACCATCCATCAGGCAGACACCCCTGCGGGAGGTCTCCATGCTACTCATCTCACCATCAGCACCTACCAGAATAG TTCTTGGGGAGATTTTATCTTGGATGTGATTCCTGGCCTTGTCTTTGATGCAATGAAGGACGTTTTGGAGCTGCGCAGAGGGGTGCCAAGACAACTGCTTATG CAGGTGGATACGGAAGAATCATCCCAGAGGTTAGGTGGCCTTCTACGGAGTCTAGCAGATAGACTGGAAGGTAAAAAGGAGCTGCAGTCATCGTTCATGAAGAAGGACTTCATTATGAACAGATTACCCCCTTTCTTGATCAGTGACCACAGCTTACTGGTACCAG GAAGAGAGTCGAGAAATGATGGTTTACGTTTATCACTCATTGAAGAACAGCCGAGAGACTCACATGATGGGACTTGA